A window of Suncus etruscus isolate mSunEtr1 chromosome 4, mSunEtr1.pri.cur, whole genome shotgun sequence contains these coding sequences:
- the BAIAP2L2 gene encoding brain-specific angiogenesis inhibitor 1-associated protein 2-like protein 2 has translation MGATYAKLPSYGVTPSLDLRAQLKIRILLQEMPAPRPPAALRPQPPASTGVAPKATRMDQFYRSTMTIYKSIMEQFNPALENLVYLGNNYLRAFHALSEAAEVYFSAIQKIGEQALLSSTSQVLGEILVQMSDTHRHLNSDLEVVVQTFHGDLLQHMEKNTKLDMQYIKDSRQQYELEYRHQVANLEKCKSDLWHLERKRDKKAREMKESVNRLHVQMQNFMSSSQRAAELEEKRRYRFLAEKHLTLSNSFLHFFGRARGLLQNRVVLWKEQAEASRAPSRAHSPGLLGPPYPSGRLTPTRLDMPPRPLAEFGSPRSRHSSGSYGPEPPEARSAGPLEPEGRSLPRTASASSLYAPNPHPRAHSFGERPGGAGGGARRVRALVAHSEGANHTLLRFSAGDVVEVLVPEPRNGWLYGKLEGSSASGWFPEAYVKPLEEAPMGPLNPLNLMSSLNPLSPVASMSPMSDLSSRSYPLRGSHSLDDLLDRPGHPMGVPSSESRSRTPSRAPSRTPSPAPPPLPDSRRGSSSSAGPHNNGKKLTSWEQHPPELFPRGTNPFATVKLRPTITNDRSAPLIR, from the exons ATGGGGGCAACCTACGCCAAATTGCCCTC ATACGGGGTCACCCCCAGCCTCGACCTCAGGGCACAGCTAAAGATCAGAATCCTTTTGCAGGAGATGCCAG CTCCCCGCCCGCCCGCTGCCTTGCGCCCCCAGCCTCCGGCCAGCACGGGCGTGGCCCCCAAAGCCACCAGGATGGACCAGTTCTACAGATCCACCATGACCATCTACAAG AGCATCATGGAGCAGTTCAATCCTGCTCTGGAGAACCTGGTCTACCTTGGCAACAACTACCTCCGCGCCTTCCACG CTCTGTCTGAGGCTGCTGAGGTCTACTTCTCTGCCATCCAGAAGATCGGGGAACAGGCCCTGCTGAGCTCCACCTCCCAGGTTTTGG GGGAGATCTTGGTGCAGATGTCAGACACCCATCGACACTTGAACTCTGACCTGGAAGTGGTG GTTCAAACTTTCCATGGGGACCTGCTGCAACACATGGAGAAGAACACCAAGCTAGATATGCAGTACATCAAA GACAGCCGCCAGCAGTATGAGCTCGAGTACCGCCAccaagtggccaacctggagaAGTGCAAGTCGGACCTGTGGCACCTGGAACGGAAGAGGGACAAGAAGGCCCGAGAGATGAAG GAAAGTGTGAACCGGCTGCATGTTCAGATGCAGAATTTCATGTCTTCGAGCCAGCGGGCGGCGGAgctggaggagaagaggaggtaCCGCTTCCTGGCCGAGAAGCACCTGACACTCTCCAACTCCTTCCTGCACTTCTTTGGCCGG GCCCGGGGTCTGCTGCAGAACCGCGTGGTGCTGTGGAAGGAACAGGCCGAGGCCAGCCGAGCGCCTTCGCGCGCCCACTCCCCGGGCCTGCTGGGGCCCCCCTACCCTTCGGGGCGCCTGACGCCCACCCGCCTGGACATG CCCCCGCGGCCCCTGGCAGAGTTCGGGTCCCCCCGCAGCCGGCACAGCTCCGGCTCCTACGGCCCGGAGCCCCCCGAGGCCAGGTCCGCGGGCCCGCTGGAGCCGGAGGGCCGGTCCCTGCCGCGGACCGCGTCTGCCT CCTCGCTCTACGCCCCGAACCCGCACCCGCGCGCCCACTCTTTCGGGGAGCGCCCCGGGGGCGCCGGCGGGGGTGCCCGCAGGGTCCGCGCGCTCGTGGCGCACTCCGAGGGCGCCAACCACACGCTGCTGCGCTTCTCGGCGGGGGACGTGGTGGAGGTGCTGGTACCCGAACCCCGGAACGGCTGGCTCTACGGCAAGCTGGAGGGCTCCTCCGC GAGTGGCTGGTTCCCCGAGGCTTATGTGAAACCTCTGGAGGAGGCGCCCATGGGCCCCCTGAACCCTCTGAACCTCATGAGCTCCCTGAATCCTCTGAGTCCCGTGGCATCCATGAGCCCCATGAGCGATCTATCTTCCAG GTCCTATCCGCTCCGGGGAAGCCACAGCCTCGATGACCTCCTGGACAGGCCGGGCCACCCCATGGGGGTCCCCTCTTCGGAGTCCCGCTCTCGCACCCCCAGCCGGGCACCCAGCCGCACCCccagccccgccccgccccccctGCCTGACAGTCGCAGGGGCAGCTCCAGCAGCGCAGGGCCCCACAACAACGGGAAG AAACTCACATCCTGGGAGCAGCACCCCCCAGAACTCTTCCCCCG GGGCACAAACCCCTTTGCCACGGTGAAGCTTCGCCCCACCATCACCAATGATCGCTCAGCACCCCTCATCCGCTGA